A DNA window from Anastrepha ludens isolate Willacy chromosome 6, idAnaLude1.1, whole genome shotgun sequence contains the following coding sequences:
- the LOC128867501 gene encoding tigger transposable element-derived protein 4-like, translating to MKERKKKDIANEFGVLPSTLSNILKNKEVILKNAEDVAVNTKRKRLRPCHFEDIDEAMLKWLLVARGKNLPLSGPLLKQKAKDFAEALGHHEFEASTGWLDKFKSRHGVIQKTLCGESADTNIENRDEWVTNVLPKLIENYNINDIFNADETALFFKCLPTKTLAFKNEKCFGGKQSKERITVLVGSNMTGSEKLKLLVIGKAKNPRYFKGIKSLGIDYEFNKKAWMTSEIFTKWIVKLDKKFCDQNRKVLFFVDNCTAHPKDVRDKLRNIHLAYFPPNMTSLLQPMDQGIIYNMKQHYRKRILTNILTQVDEGNSVMAIDLLQAVRNLSNIWNVYVKPETVANCFKKAGFSKDVMQIPFEHWDEEDLLLISD from the coding sequence atgaaggaaagaaaaaaaaaagatattgccaatgaattcggagttcttcccagcactttatcaaatattttaaaaaataaggaagtgattttaaaaaatgcggaggatgtggcagtaaataccaaacgcaaaagacttcgaccttgtcattttgaggatattgacgaagcaatgctgaaatggttactcgttgcacgtggtaagaatctccctttatctggaccattattgaagcaaaaggccaaagattttgcggaagcactaggacaccacgaatttgaggcaagtacaggttggttagacaagttcaaaagtcggcatggcgttattcaaaagacattatgtggggaaagtgctgacaccaacatagaaaaccgtgatgaatgggtgacgaacgtcttaccgaaattaattgaaaattacaacattaacgacatttttaatgccgacgagactgctttgtttttcaaatgcttgccaactaaaacactggcattcaaaaatgaaaaatgctttggtgggaagcaaagcaaggagagaataactgtcctggtgggaagcaatatgactggatcagaaaagctaaaattgctggtaatcggaaaggccaaaaatccgaggtacttcaagggaataaaatctttaggtatcgattatgagtttaacaaaaaagcatggatgaccagtgagatttttacgaaatggattgtaaaactcgacaaaaaattttgtgatcaaaacagaaaggtgttgttttttgttgataactgcactgcccaccctaaagatgtaagagacaagttgagaaacattcatctcgcttattttcctcccaacatgacttcgttactgcaaccaatggaccaaggcattatctacaacatgaaacaacattacagaaaacgaattttaacgaatatattgactcaagtggatgagggaaattctgttatggccatagacttgctgcaagcagttcgaaatcttagcaatatatggaatgtctatgttaaaccggaaacagttgccaactgttttaaaaaggctggattttcaaaagatgttatgcagattccatttgagcattgggatgaagaggaccttcttttAATATCGGATTAG